The nucleotide window GGACTTCTTCCTCTACAAAGAGGACGATGCAAATCAAAAAGCACAATTCGAGAAAGCTTGGTGCTCCATTGTTAGGAAAGATAGAAATCTGTTAGGAAAGAGGTCGGTTATCGCCCATGAAGTTTATGTCCAATGGGTCATCGATCGGGCTAATAAATGGAAGATGCCTTACCCTCGCCAAAGGCTTGTAACCTCAACCATTTCAGATATACCTTTACCTTTACCTCCTGAGTCCTTGGAAGGATACCGAAAACAGTTGGACATTGAAAGGCGTGAGAGGTCCATGTGGGAAGTGAAGTACCGCAAAAAGAAACAAGAGTATGATACGGTAAAAAACCTACTGGATCAGCAGATTCAAGCCAATCGCAGGGAAAGGAATGAAAACTCTAAGCTGAAAGCCTCTATCCAAAAGAAGGAGGATTTTCTCGACAAGATTTGTCCTGGGAGAAAAAAGAGGCGCATGGATCTCTTTAATGGTCCACATTTAGATTCCGAGGAGTAATCTACTTCAGGGGCTCAAGAATTTCCCAAAATGTTCTTATCTTTTCTGTTTTCGCTTTCTTTTATGTACTttggagtctatcccttggctcaGTTTGttgaaagggaattatcttgtcaATGTATCCTCTATCTTTTATAATGTTTACGAAATTACTTTTATAAGTCCTTCGATgaacaaaaatgttttttgcataacatcatgcatcatattgcattcATAAAAAGTGTCAAAACCAAGTCTCATACTCTCCTCATTTCTGTCTCAGAAAAAAGCAAAGTGGCCCGGCGTATTCAGTACAAACCTACCCGTGTTCACCGTACTCGAGCATACATCAAGAAGAAGATGGCAACTGATGAACAAGAGAACAGTGACCTTAGGGAGGAGGTTAGTAACCTCAAGGAAGGTATGGAGAAGATAACCGCAATGATGATTGACATGATGGCCGCACAGGCACAAGCCTCTCAAGCGCAAAATGCTCAGACCACTCAGGCACATGTTGAAGCTTCTCAGTCTGCTGGTTCTCCTGCAATCCAGCCAATTCCTACTACTTCTGCTGATGCTTCACAACCAATTCCTACTGGTTCCACCGCAGCTGTTGGTACTACACAACCTTTGGTGACTGACATGTACAATTCAGGCTTCCATCCCGTTGGACCTTCCGGTTTCTCTTTCCCTCCTCAGTACTGTATGCCGCCAGGCTACCCGTGGGGCATGCCTCTCGCAACTAATGAAGGTTTTCGTCATAATGCGCCGGAAATGCAGTTCCCTCTTGGCCAGCAACAAACACCGTTCTACCAGACCGGCCAGCCTTTTCCTCAGGCTACTATGACTTATGCCGGACCCCTCGTGCATGCTGCTCAGCAAGAGGAGGAACAAGTGTACCATTCCAATAGTGTGGCTGGTGATGATAGAGTGGGTAACTTAGAAGAAAAGTACGATGCGGTACATAAAGAGTTGAAGAGTATCCGGGGTAAGGAAGTGTTTAGCCATAATTTGAATGACCTCTGCTTGGTTGCGGATGTGGTTATACCTCCTAAATTTAAAGTGCCGACCTTTGAGAAGTACACGGGGAATACTTGCCCTGAAATTCACTTAATCATGTATGTTAGGAGGATGACGGCTCATAGGAAGAATGAACCTCTACTCATCTACTGTTTTCAGGACAGTTTGGCTGGTCCCGCACTCACATGGTATATGAATTTGAAGGGTATCACTACTTTTGAGGAATTGGCTAATGCCTTCATCCAGCAGTATAAATATAACTCTTATCTGGCCCCTAACCGGAAAGAGCTGCAAGCTATGACTCAGGGTGATAAGGAATCTTTCAAAGAGTATGCCCAGCGCTTCATTCAGAAATCTGCTCAAATTCGTCCGCCTTTGGAAGAAAGAGAAGTGGCTGATCTGTTCTATGAGACTCTGAGCCCTTTCTACTCAGAGAAGATGCTTCTTTGTGCTTCACAGAAGTTTACCGACATGGTAGACGCGGGTGTTCGTATCGAAGAATGGGTCCGTAAGGGACGGGGTAGTAAAGATGGTGCCTCTTCAGGTAGTTATTCAGGAAGTTTGACAAGCGGGTCATCCAATGGTAATAGGAAGTTCGGAAATGGGTACCCAAAGAAGAATCCTCAAGAGGTCGGCATGGTGGCTCATGGCGGATCCCAACCTGTATACCTCAACTACCCCTATGTTGCTAATATTCCATCACCCATCCCAGCTCCACAAAACCCAAACTATCAACCACAAAGGCCTCAAGCCCACCGTCCATATTATCCACCACTATATCAATCACAACCTTATCAGCCACAACCGTTTTACCAACAACCATACTATCCCCttccaccacaacaacaacagcctCGTCAGCCTCGTCCTCCACCACAACAACCACAGCCTCGTCAGCCTCGCCCTCCAAGAAATCAATTTCCTCCTATCCCTATGCTGTATGGAGACTTGTTACCCTCCCTGCTCGCTAGGGGTCTTGTTCAAGTTAAACCACGTCCCCCGGTGCCGAACCCTTTACCTCATTGGTATCGCCCAGACCTTACTTGTGaattccatcaaggggcaccagggCACGACATTGAGCACTGTTACCCTCTCAAAGACGCAGTCCAAAGATTGATTCACAACAAGGACTTATCCTTCAATGACCCTGACCCTGTTGCTCCAAACAACCCTCTACCACCTCATGGGCCGACCGTTAACATGATTGAGAATTATCAGGAAGATGATCTCGTCACCAACGCTCAAGATGTCAGAACCCCGATGGTTCCAATGCATGTGAAGATGTGTAACGTAGGTATGTTTAGCCACGATCATATCAATTGTGAGGTGTGTTCTGCGGATCCCCACGGGTGCATTCAAGTTCAAAATGATGTACAAGGGTTAATGGATCGAGGAGAGCTGGTTGTCACAAGAGAAGATAAAAGTATTTGTGTTGTAATTCCTGTGTTTAAGGATAGGGTGAAACCAATTGGTGTTGTTACTCCGATATTCAAAGACAACGCCAAGATGGTTGTCAATCCTCTAGCAATTTGTGTGCCAAAACCCGAGTTGTTCTTCTCGCAGAAGGCTATTCCATATAGCTACGAATCTGCAGGAATAGAGGATGGTAAAGGGGAACTTTTGAGTCCTTCAACTTCGGTAGATAACATTGCTGAGAGTAGTCAAATTCTGAGAAGTGGACGTATTCTTCCGGCCATTGTACGAGCAAAGAACAAAGCTCCGGTGATAGAGTCAGGCCCAATACCGGATCCTAGCAAGGGTAAAAGTGTGGGTCAACCCAGTGGAACCGATGATGATGAAATTTTGAAACTGATCAGGAAAAGTGATTATAAAATAGTGGACCAGTTGTTGCAGACTCCATCCAAGATTTCTATCATGTCGCTATTGACAAGCTCGGATGCTCACAGGGAAGCCTTGATGAAAGTGTTGAATCAGGCCTATGTAGACCATGATGTGACTTTGGGTCAATTTGGGAGCATTGTTGGAAATGTGACTGCATGCAACAACCTaagtttcagtgatgaagatctCCCAGTGGAAGGGAAAAATCATAACATGGCCTTACATATCTCTGTTATGTGCAAAACAGATTCTCTGTCCAATGTCTTGATAGACACTGGTTCTTCCCTCAATGTAATGGCGAAGACAACCTTTGATAAATTGACGTATTCAGACGGATTTATTAGGCCCAGTTGCGTGTCGGTAAGGGCATTTGATGGATCCAGGAAGACGGTGTGGGGAGAAATAGATTTACATATCACTATTGGGCCCCAAGAGTTTAAAGTTACGTTCCAGATAATGGATATTCAAGCTTCCTACAGCTGTTTACTTGGTAGACCATGGATTCATGAAGCAGGGGCAGTAACATCCACTCTTCACCAAAAGCTAAAGTTTGCGAGtcatggaaagcttgttacagtGAGTGGGGAATCAGCTCTTTTGGTTAGCCATTTGTCGTCCTTTTCCTTCATTGGTGGTGAAAGTCCGGATGGAACGTCATTCCAAGGGTTCTCGGTTGAAAGCGGTACTACAAAAGGTGAAACATGCATGGCCTCTCTAAGGGATGCTCAGAGAGTAATCCAAGAAGGAAAAGCGGAAGGCTGGGGGCAATTAGTACAGTTGCCCGAGAACAAGCGCAAAGAAGGTTTGGGTTTCTCTGGCAATAAGCAAGTGGTGTTCGACCCAACTAGGGGCACTTTTCACAGTGCCGGATTCATTAATACACCACCTGAGACTAATGCAATTTTGGAAGATCAATCAGAAGAGGTGGCACCTGACTTTGTGACTCCTGATGGAAATTGCTGCAACTGGATTGCTGTTGACATCCCTTCTGCGATACCTTTTTCTAAGTAATGTgtttgtctttgtttttgttttttaagaaaactcctttCATCCTACCCCAGACGAAAGTGAAATCTTGCAGGGTTTGTTTTTACTTTAAGTTGTTTTcagtattaataaaaattgtcgtttctatCACGaccgttattttattttagtgctttttctaaaaaatggtaatacaaaaaatcaaaaacttgttttttttttctttaaaaaaaaaaaacaaaaaaaaaaaaaatcaatttcaaaggtcTGCATCCACTATTTTTGctaaaaatcaatcatgaatcatatgCAGACTAAGCATAAGTGAGCCCGTTGAACGTAGTGACCCTATGCTTCCGCCCAACTGGGAGTTCCCTGTTTATGAGGCTTGGGTAGAGGAGGATGAAGAGATTCCTAATGAGCTCAGATGGATGTtagaacaagaaagaaaagccattcagcctcataAGGAAGAAATAGAATCGATCAACCTGGGTACTGAGGAAGATAGGAAAGAGATTAAGATTGGAACGTCATTAGAGGCATCTGTCAAGAATAGGATAATTGAGCTTCTCAGAGAGTATGATGATATATTTGCGTGGTCCTACAAAGACATGCCGGGGTTAGACCCTGATGTTGTTGAACATCGTTTGCCTCTAAAGCCCGAGTGTCCTCCAGTCAAGCAGAAGTTAAGAAgatctcatccagatatggctctcaagatcaaagaggaagtgCGAAAGCAAATTGACGCAGGTTTCTTGATTACCTCTGAATATCCTCAATGGTTGGCCAACATAGTGCCCGTTCCgaagaaagatggtaaggtcagaatgtgtgttgactatCGGGATTTGAACAAAGCTAGTCCGAAGGATGATTTCCCTTTACCTCACATTGATGTATTGGTTGATAGTACTGCTAGAtgcaaggtgttctccttcatggatgggtTTTCCGGGTATAACCAGATCAAGATGGCTccggaagatagagaaaagacgtctttcatcACGCCATGGGGCGCTTTCTGCTACTTAGTAATGCCATTTGGATTGATAAATGCTGGCGCCACTTACCAGAGAGGCATGACTAAAATATTCCATGATATGATACATAAAGAGAttgaagtatatgtggatgatatgattgtcaAGTCAGgcactgaagaagaacatgttgagtatttgttaAAGATGTTTCaacggttgagaaagtacaaactCCGATTAAATCCTAACAAGTGTACCTTCAGTGTTAGATCTGGCAAGCTCTTGGGTTTCATTGTCAGTCAGAAAGGTATTGAAGTAGATCCCGACAAAGTCAAAGCTATCAGGGAAATGCCGGCTCCAAAGACAGAGAAACAAGTTAGAGGCTTTTTGGGAAGATTGAACTACATCTCCAGATTCATCTCCCATATGACTGCCACATGTGGGCCGATATTCAAGTTACTCCGTAAAGATCAGGGGATCGTTTGGACGGAAGATTGCCagaaagcttttgatagcatcaaaaGGTATTTGTTAGAACCTCCGATTCTTGTCCCTCCAGTTGAAGGAAGGCCGTTGATCATGTACTTGACTGTGTTGGATGATTCTATGGgctgcgtgcttggtcaacaagacgaaactggaaagaaagagcatgccaTTTACTACTTGAGTAAGAAGTTTACTGATTGTGAGTCCCGATATTCTATGCTTGAGAAAACTTGTTGCGCTTTGGCATGGGCCGCTAAGCGTCTCCGTCACTACATGGTTTACCACactacttggttgatatccaaaatggatccgatcaagtacCTTTTTGAGAAGCCGGCGTTAACAGGAAGAATTGCTCGTTGGCAGATGTtattgtctgaatatgatattatgtATCGCACTCAGAAAGCCATCAAGGGTAGTGTTCTTGCTGACCATTTGGCTCATCAACCAATTGAAGACTATCAGCCTATCAAGTTTGATTTCccagatgaagagatcatgtatttaaagatGAAAGATTGTGATGAACCGTTGTTTGGTGAAGGTCCTGATCCAGACTCTAAGTGGGGTTTGATTTTTGATGGAGCCGTCAATGTCTTTGGTAATGGAATAGGGGCAGTTATCCTTACTCCTAAAGGTACTCACATCCCTTTCACTGCAAGACTCCAGTTTGATTGCACGAATAATATTGCAGAATATGAAGCTTGCATCATGGgcattgaagaagccattgacttgaggattaaaaatattgaaatatatggagattcagctcttgtgattaaccagatcaaaggaaaatgggaaACTCACCATGCTGGAATGATACCTTACAGAGACTATGCCAGACGTTTATTGACCTTCTTCAACAAGGTAGAGTTGCACCACATTCCTCGGGATGAGAATCGAATGGCAGATGCCCTAGCAACTTTATCTTCAATGATCAAGGTGAATCGAGGCAACGACATGCCTCTAATCAGTGTCAAGTTCCTTGATAGGCCCGCTTATGTGTTTGTAGCCGAAGCAGTTTTTGATGATAAGCCGTGGTTTCATGATATTAAAGTATTTCTTCAAACTCAAGAGTACCCTCCTGGGGCATCCCGTAAAGATAAGAGAACTCTAAGAAGATTGTCTGGCAATTTCTTCCTGAGTGGAGACGtcttgtacaaaagaaactttgaTTCAGTTTTGCTCAGATGTGTGGACCGACGTGAAGCAgatttattaatgcatgagatACACGAAGGCTCGTTCGGGACTCATTCTAGTGGATATTCAACGGCTAGGAAGGCATTGAGAGCAGGCTACTACTGGATAACGATGCATGCTGACTGTCATCATTATGCCAAGAAGTGCCACAAGTGCCAAAtttatgctgataagattcatgttcCACCGTCTATGCTCAATGTTATCTCTTCTCCATGGCcgttctctatgtggggcattgataTGATTGGTCGAATCGAACCAAAAGCTTCCAATGGACATCGTTTCATACTAGTGgctattgactacttcaccaaatgggtcgAAGCGGCATCTTATGCCAATGTGACCAAACAAGTAGTAGTCCgatttatcaagaacaatatcatatGCCGTTATGGCATTCCCAACAAGATCATCACGGATAATGGCACAAATTTGAACAATAAAATGATGAAGGAATTATGTGATGGTTTCAAGAtcgagcatcataactcttctccttatagacctcagatgaatggtgcggtcgaagctgcaaacaagaatATTAAGAAGATCGTGCAGAAGATGGTGGTTACCTATAaagactggcatgagatgttgccCTACGCTTTGTATGGTTATCGTACTTCAGTACGtacttcaacaggggcaacccctttttcTTTGGTATATGGGACGGAAGCGATACTTCCGGTAGAAGTTGAAATCCCGTCATTGAGGGTCTTGATGGAAGCTGAGCTGTCAGAGGCTGAATGGTGTCAAAAtaggtatgatcagttgaatttgattgaggaaaaacgcaTGGCTGCTTTATGTCATGGACAGCTATATCAGACAAGGATGAAACAAGCGTTCGATAAAAAGGTTCGACCCCGTGAATTTAAAGAAGGTGACCTGGTGGTCAAGAGTATCAAGTCTTTCCAACCAGACCCTAGGGGAAAGTGGACACCTAATTATGAAGGTCCCTATGTGGTGAAAAGAGCTTTttctggtggtgctttaattcttacaactatggatggagaggagttacctcgtcctgtgaattctgatgcagtcaagaaatactttgtctagatatatatgtaaaagaatagctcggtaggtcgaaaacccgaaagggcgtcctaaacaaaaaaaaaagagcgtctcgatggactgaaaacccgaaaaggcggtccatgcaaaagttagagacataaaaaaaaagggattatcctgataggttgaaacccacaagggcgatctatgcaaaagttaaggattatgacaaagtaactgcatcagatGAAACATCACTCACTTGGGGCACTTTAGCTGTCAGAAGTTCTCCGATATCAAAGCATCATAGGCAAtggaattcaaagttgttagagaAAGTAGCGGTTATTATGTTCAATGTACCTTCCCCATATTAATTACCATTGTCCACATTTTGTAATCTGTGGTGCCATGCTTTAGCTGGTTACCATTTCTTTTAAATCAACTCGAGCCTGTGCCCCTTTATTTGAAATTCATATTTATTCTATGTgcaaattttcttccatttttactgTTAAAACTTGAagtaaaaactttgaaaattcttttaaaaatctttatgttttcttttggaaAAGAACAAAATGATGACAAATATATTATCTTTAATTCATGTATCATAGAAGCATGTGTCAACATTCGATTCAAAAGCATGTAGATTCATTTGTATGGACATAGTCATtgctaaaaaaggaaaaaaaaagaagaaaagaataccaaaagaaaaacaatgacTATTTGAAGCATAAGCTTGCAAAAGCACCTCAGTTTCAGttcagaaatggcgacttcggctagtgttttgatttttgagctAAACTGTATCAGTGTTAAGATCGTTGGGCTTTATCCCACCAATGGTTTGTTTGAAGGGTTCTACCCCGACAATGTTTGGCTCATCTCTAGTAATGGTATTCCCGTTGAAGATTTATGGGTGTTTGTGCTGTGATGTTGAGCCACTTCTTTTTGGACCTGCCCAACCTTGTCTCAACAGTCTTAACACTATACTGTCATTCGAGTATCagtcatattcattcattcatgcatacatagcatGTATATAAATGTCATTCATACATGGTTGCATTATTACCCAATGTCTTTTTTCTCTTGTATGTCATAAGAATATCATCCTCAATATGTATGTTTCAAAGTTTGCCACTAGTTAATTTCAAGGGGCAGGTCCCGCTaaatattcgtctttacctaattcacggtaataggcaggatttctttcttttacatattcgtctttacctaattcacggtaataggcaggatttctttcttttgcatattcgtctttacctaattcacggtcaTAGGCATGATTTACTTTGTTGCATATTTGCccttacctaattcacggtaataggcagGATTTCTTTTTGTTGCATATTCgcctttacctaattcacggtaataggcaggatttctttcttttgcatattcgtctttacctaattcacggtaataggcaggatttctttcttttgcatattcgtctttacctaattcacggtaataggcatgatttaCTTTCTTTTGCATgctcgtctttacctaattcacggtaatagacATTACTTTCTTTTGCATGcccgtctttacctaattcacggtaatagacATTACTTTCTTTTGCATGcccgtctttacctaattcacggtaatagacATTACTTTCTTTTGCATgctcgtctttacctaattcacggtaatagacATGATTTCTTTGCATAtccgtctttacctaattcacggtattAGACATGATTTCTTTGCATAtccgtctttacctaattcacggtattAGACATGATTTCTTTGCATAtccgtctttacctaattcacggtaataggcatgatttcttttgcgtattcgtctttacctaattcacggtaataggcatgattaTTTCCTCCAGGGTCGTCTTTACCATTTCTAAAGGTAATAGACATATGTTTATCTTTCTTGTGATGTCATCTTTATCAATTCTAGAGGTAATAGACACGTGTTTACTTTCTTGAAATGTCGTCTTTACCAATTTAAAGGTAATATGCAGTTTTTCTTTCTCCCCAGTGATACTTGTCATTCTGGTCCTCAGTCATTCTATTTTGTCGGTGTTGCATTCATAGTTTCATCGCATGCATTCATATCATTAGGCTCATGAGCGTTGCATTCTTAGCATTCCAACCGGTCAAAATTGGTGTACttaatatttaagtctcttcgacctgTTGATTTAAAGATTTCTTTTTAAATCTCCGTggcgaagaaacttaaataggggcatctgtcataccccaaattttgaccactttttctatttttaccaaattttattcgtatttttaaaaaaaaccagAATTTTCGTTATTTCAGACGAAAttccgacagggaggtattttaaaatacctcatatttggttccgaatcgggcccCCTTCTCTCAATTtccatttgttatttatttaactttaaatttgtttttctaatcttttttattattattattttttattattttatctcatttcatttttttctcttcttctatttcctgttattattatatccataaaattaaaagttttgtccgataatatccaaaaaaaacaGCTCACGCCAGCTTAATACATCATGTCCTGTCCCCTTGTTCCCAAGCCAAGGCAAACTTTGTCTGTCCTTTAACAAAACCGGTTGTCTCATTCCAGCTCTATATATACAACACACCAAACCAGCAAAAAACGGACTTGGCCCCACACACACAAGAAGAAGAAACGAGAAAATTCCAACCGTAACAAATGTTTCAACACAACAATAACTGCAAGCAATTTTCGAATCATCACATAAACACCAAAAATCACTAAACCGAATCGCTCTAGCCCAAAACCGAACCGGTTTTTTTTCACCACAATCCAGACGTgaatttttcataaacaaatcttaaacacaaaaaaaatttccagaaacCAAAACCACAACATCAGAATCACGTACCCCCACCGGTTTCGAATCCAAACCGGATCTACCAAAAGGTAGTATTACTTTCTTCAGATCTAGGTCAAACCGTTGAGTTTTGAACATTTTTGAGTACAAAATCGGAAAGAGGGAGAGAAAAGAAAGGGAgaggaccaaaaataaaataaaaaaggacacGTTTTttactccggcgcggtggcgccgccgc belongs to Medicago truncatula cultivar Jemalong A17 chromosome 6, MtrunA17r5.0-ANR, whole genome shotgun sequence and includes:
- the LOC112420047 gene encoding uncharacterized protein yields the protein MHHIAFIKSVKTKSHTLLISVSEKSKVARRIQYKPTRVHRTRAYIKKKMATDEQENSDLREEVSNLKEGMEKITAMMIDMMAAQAQASQAQNAQTTQAHVEASQSAGSPAIQPIPTTSADASQPIPTGSTAAVGTTQPLVTDMYNSGFHPVGPSGFSFPPQYCMPPGYPWGMPLATNEGFRHNAPEMQFPLGQQQTPFYQTGQPFPQATMTYAGPLVHAAQQEEEQVYHSNSVAGDDRVGNLEEKYDAVHKELKSIRGKEVFSHNLNDLCLVADVVIPPKFKVPTFEKYTGNTCPEIHLIMYVRRMTAHRKNEPLLIYCFQDSLAGPALTWYMNLKGITTFEELANAFIQQYKYNSYLAPNRKELQAMTQGDKESFKEYAQRFIQKSAQIRPPLEEREVADLFYETLSPFYSEKMLLCASQKFTDMVDAGVRIEEWVRKGRGSKDGASSGSYSGSLTSGSSNGNRKFGNGYPKKNPQEVGMVAHGGSQPVYLNYPYVANIPSPIPAPQNPNYQPQRPQAHRPYYPPLYQSQPYQPQPFYQQPYYPLPPQQQQPRQPRPPPQQPQPRQPRPPRNQFPPIPMLYGDLLPSLLARGLVQVKPRPPVPNPLPHWYRPDLTCEFHQGAPGHDIEHCYPLKDAVQRLIHNKDLSFNDPDPVAPNNPLPPHGPTVNMIENYQEDDLVTNAQDVRTPMVPMHVKMCNVGMFSHDHINCEVCSADPHGCIQVQNDVQGLMDRGELVVTREDKSICVVIPVFKDRVKPIGVVTPIFKDNAKMVVNPLAICVPKPELFFSQKAIPYSYESAGIEDGKGELLSPSTSVDNIAESSQILRSGRILPAIVRAKNKAPVIESGPIPDPSKGKSVGQPSGTDDDEILKLIRKSDYKIVDQLLQTPSKISIMSLLTSSDAHREALMKVLNQAYVDHDVTLGQFGSIVGNVTACNNLSFSDEDLPVEGKNHNMALHISVMCKTDSLSNVLIDTGSSLNVMAKTTFDKLTYSDGFIRPSCVSVRAFDGSRKTVWGEIDLHITIGPQEFKVTFQIMDIQASYSCLLGRPWIHEAGAVTSTLHQKLKFASHGKLVTVSGESALLVSHLSSFSFIGGESPDGTSFQGFSVESGTTKGETCMASLRDAQRVIQEGKAEGWGQLVQLPENKRKEGLGFSGNKQVVFDPTRGTFHSAGFINTPPETNAILEDQSEEVAPDFVTPDGNCCNWIAVDIPSAIPFSKLSISEPVERSDPMLPPNWEFPVYEAWVEEDEEIPNELRWMLEQERKAIQPHKEEIESINLGTEEDRKEIKIGTSLEASVKNRIIELLREYDDIFAWSYKDMPGLDPDVVEHRLPLKPECPPVKQKLRRSHPDMALKIKEEVRKQIDAGFLITSEYPQWLANIVPVPKKDGKVRMCVDYRDLNKASPKDDFPLPHIDVLVDSTARCKVFSFMDGFSGYNQIKMAPEDREKTSFITPWGAFCYLVMPFGLINAGATYQRGMTKIFHDMIHKEIEVYVDDMIVKSGTEEEHVEYLLKMFQRLRKYKLRLNPNKCTFSVRSGKLLGFIVSQKGIEVDPDKVKAIREMPAPKTEKQVRGFLGRLNYISRFISHMTATCGPIFKLLRKDQGIVWTEDCQKAFDSIKRYLLEPPILVPPVEGRPLIMYLTVLDDSMGCVLGQQDETGKKEHAIYYLSKKFTDCESRYSMLEKTCCALAWAAKRLRHYMVYHTTWLISKMDPIKYLFEKPALTGRIARWQMLLSEYDIMYRTQKAIKGSVLADHLAHQPIEDYQPIKFDFPDEEIMYLKMKDCDEPLFGEGPDPDSKWGLIFDGAVNVFGNGIGAVILTPKGTHIPFTARLQFDCTNNIAEYEIKGKWETHHAGMIPYRDYARRLLTFFNKVELHHIPRDENRMADALATLSSMIKVNRGNDMPLISVKFLDRPAYVFVAEAVFDDKPWFHDIKVFLQTQEYPPGASRKDKRTLRRLSGNFFLSGDVLYKRNFDSVLLRCVDRREADLLMHEIHEGSFGTHSSGYSTARKALRAGYYWITMHADCHHYAKKCHKCQIYADKIHVPPSMLNVISSPWPFSMWGIDMIGRIEPKASNGHRFILVAIDYFTKWVEAASYANVTKQVVVRFIKNNIICRYGIPNKIITDNGTNLNNKMMKELCDVRTSTGATPFSLVYGTEAILPVEVEIPSLRVLMEAELSEAEWCQNRYDQLNLIEEKRMAALCHGQLYQTRMKQAFDKKVRPREFKEGDLVVKSINVKIVGLYPTNGLFEGFYPDNVWLISSNGIPVEDLWVFVL